The Vibrio agarivorans genome window below encodes:
- the flhF gene encoding flagellar biosynthesis protein FlhF, whose translation MKIKRFFAKDMRTALLQVKEELGDDAVIMSNKRVAGGVEIVAAIDAEPASRASSKPVPALRQQQYSAPVPARKPERQLDEDRVSLQRSSEKGNSSMTQRFANMLKHYKSSENEGELPPSENEDSLTALLKRQSNSRDGHDDNAPISRFGSDESRESDSPLSKLLADSRPNSQASRIAAKLDPSRFERRQPEKDVSAEELENMREEMASIRRLLEHQVSGLMWQEVERREPLRAMLIKRLTRMGLSEELSDQLACYIPEDTPPPKAWKALLGLVADQIPVSNSDILRKGGVVALLGPTGVGKTTTIAKLAARAAMEYGSDNVALVTTDTYRIGAHEQLAIYGRIMGCPVRVAKDSDELADVIYQLRNRRLILVDTAGMGQRDVRLSEQLDTLMQESGEVIHSYLVLPATAQRKVLQETIDHFKRIPLSGCILTKLDESLSLGEFLGVIVQNALPVAYIANGQRVPEDIVLAQPKYMVAKANELLEKSRENEPHYWNSDVEAP comes from the coding sequence GTGAAAATCAAACGATTTTTCGCTAAAGACATGAGAACCGCACTTCTTCAAGTAAAAGAAGAACTGGGTGATGATGCTGTCATCATGTCCAACAAGCGAGTTGCTGGTGGTGTAGAAATTGTTGCGGCGATTGACGCCGAGCCAGCGAGCCGAGCTTCATCCAAGCCTGTTCCTGCGCTTCGACAGCAACAATACAGCGCACCAGTCCCTGCACGTAAACCTGAACGTCAGTTAGATGAAGACCGAGTGAGCCTCCAACGCAGCAGCGAAAAAGGTAACTCATCGATGACTCAGCGCTTTGCCAATATGCTCAAGCACTATAAGTCGTCTGAGAACGAGGGCGAGTTACCGCCTTCAGAGAACGAAGACTCATTGACTGCTTTGTTGAAGCGTCAATCGAACTCGCGTGACGGACACGATGACAATGCACCAATTTCAAGGTTTGGTTCTGATGAGTCACGAGAGTCAGACTCTCCGTTATCAAAGCTGCTAGCCGACTCTAGACCAAACAGTCAGGCCAGTCGTATCGCGGCTAAGCTTGACCCGTCACGTTTTGAGCGCCGCCAGCCTGAAAAGGATGTTTCTGCCGAAGAGCTGGAAAATATGCGCGAAGAGATGGCATCGATTCGCCGTCTGTTGGAGCATCAAGTGTCTGGTTTGATGTGGCAAGAAGTCGAACGTCGAGAGCCACTGCGTGCCATGTTGATCAAACGACTGACACGAATGGGTTTGTCGGAAGAGCTATCTGACCAATTAGCTTGTTACATTCCTGAAGACACACCGCCACCAAAAGCGTGGAAGGCTCTGCTTGGGTTAGTCGCTGATCAAATCCCAGTCTCTAATAGTGATATTTTACGCAAAGGTGGCGTGGTCGCTCTGCTTGGGCCAACGGGCGTCGGTAAGACAACCACTATTGCAAAACTGGCAGCACGCGCTGCGATGGAGTACGGTTCGGATAACGTCGCGCTCGTGACCACTGATACTTATCGTATTGGCGCACATGAGCAATTGGCCATTTACGGCAGAATTATGGGGTGTCCTGTAAGAGTTGCTAAAGATTCAGATGAACTGGCCGATGTTATATATCAGCTAAGAAACCGTCGTCTTATATTAGTAGACACTGCGGGTATGGGGCAGCGTGACGTCCGTCTCTCTGAACAACTTGATACATTGATGCAAGAAAGTGGCGAAGTGATTCATAGCTACCTTGTGTTACCGGCGACAGCTCAGCGCAAAGTGTTACAAGAAACTATTGACCACTTTAAGCGCATCCCGTTGTCGGGTTGTATTTTAACTAAGCTAGACGAATCACTTAGCTTGGGTGAGTTTTTAGGTGTGATTGTACAAAATGCGTTACCTGTGGCGTATATCGCCAACGGCCAACGTGTCCCAGAAGATATAGTTCTTGCGCAACCAAAATACATGGTTGCCAAGGCGAATGAGTTACTAGAGAAATCGCGAGAGAATGAACCACACTACTGGAACAGTGATGTGGAGGCACCTTAA
- the sixA gene encoding phosphohistidine phosphatase SixA, producing the protein MKVIIMRHGEAEMFASSDSERQLTAKGVDGNLAAADKLNAQGVTQLDKVLVSPYVRAQQTWDNIGHKFDTQNVEVFEDITPYGDADDVLQYVCAIAEMENLDSIMLVSHLPLVSYMTSVFASNATPPMFVTSGVAVVDFDPVKRTGEIEYQL; encoded by the coding sequence ATGAAAGTGATTATTATGCGTCACGGTGAAGCGGAAATGTTTGCTTCATCGGACTCTGAGCGTCAATTAACAGCGAAAGGTGTTGATGGCAACTTGGCTGCCGCGGATAAGTTGAACGCACAAGGCGTCACTCAACTGGATAAGGTTCTCGTGAGTCCTTATGTGAGAGCCCAGCAAACGTGGGATAATATTGGTCACAAATTTGACACACAAAATGTCGAAGTGTTTGAAGATATCACCCCCTATGGTGACGCAGATGACGTTCTGCAATATGTATGCGCCATTGCTGAGATGGAAAACCTTGACAGCATTATGTTGGTTTCACATCTACCATTGGTGAGTTACATGACCTCGGTGTTTGCCTCAAATGCAACGCCACCGATGTTCGTGACTTCTGGGGTTGCGGTGGTCGATTTTGATCCAGTGAAACGAACGGGTGAAATCGAATATCAGCTTTGA
- a CDS encoding MinD/ParA family protein, translating to MVENMIQDQASGLRRLTQPSLTKVISVTGGKGGVGKSNVSLGMAICMARQGKKVMVLDADLGLANVDVMLGIRPKRNLGHVLAGECELKDAIVEGPHGIRIIPATSGTQKMAELSHSQHVGLIRAFGSLEDEMDVLIIDTAAGISDMVVSFSRAAQDVVVVVCDEPTSITDAYALIKLLSKDHQVQRFKVVANMVRSYREGRELFAKLTLVTERFLNVSLELVACIPLDDKVRQAVKKQKIVVDAFPRSPAALAMSSLANKALTWPLPKSPTGHLEFFVERLLNRSDIVGEPFLE from the coding sequence ATGGTAGAAAATATGATACAAGACCAAGCAAGCGGTCTGCGCCGCTTAACCCAGCCTTCACTGACTAAAGTTATCTCTGTTACTGGCGGTAAAGGTGGTGTGGGTAAATCTAACGTCAGTCTAGGTATGGCGATCTGTATGGCTCGTCAGGGTAAAAAAGTCATGGTTCTAGATGCGGATCTAGGACTTGCCAATGTTGATGTGATGCTGGGTATTCGTCCAAAGAGAAATTTGGGCCATGTGTTAGCAGGTGAGTGTGAGCTCAAAGATGCGATTGTTGAAGGTCCTCACGGCATTAGGATTATCCCAGCAACATCCGGCACGCAAAAAATGGCCGAGCTTTCACACTCACAACATGTGGGTCTGATCCGTGCGTTTGGCAGCCTAGAAGATGAAATGGATGTGCTGATCATCGATACCGCTGCGGGTATTTCTGACATGGTGGTGAGCTTTTCAAGAGCCGCACAAGATGTTGTAGTGGTCGTGTGTGATGAGCCGACTTCGATCACCGATGCCTATGCACTGATTAAGCTACTGAGTAAAGACCACCAAGTACAACGTTTTAAAGTGGTTGCAAATATGGTTCGCAGCTACCGCGAAGGCCGAGAATTATTTGCAAAGTTGACGCTCGTCACAGAGAGATTCCTCAATGTGAGTTTAGAGCTAGTGGCATGTATACCGTTAGATGATAAAGTGCGTCAAGCAGTGAAGAAGCAAAAAATCGTGGTTGATGCCTTCCCACGTTCGCCAGCCGCTCTAGCGATGAGCTCATTGGCAAATAAAGCGCTGACTTGGCCATTGCCAAAGTCGCCTACCGGGCATTTAGAGTTTTTTGTGGAACGCTTACTCAATCGCTCAGACATAGTAGGGGAACCGTTCCTTGAATAA
- a CDS encoding RNA polymerase sigma factor FliA yields MNKALTYGHIAHQNSQKAFLEKYSALVKRIAHHLIGRLPPSVQVDDLIQAGMIGLLEAQKNYDGSKGASFETYAGIRIRGAMLDDIRRGDWVPRSVHRNNREITQAIATLEGQLNRDPSDSEVAQFLEMSLEQYHSALTDINCSKIVGIDDLGVSDDVIHSAEDGDNAPFQGVADESFRQALIDSIKSLPEREALVLSLYYDEELNLKEIGEVIGVSESRVSQILSQSMQRLRSKLRVWTDNEK; encoded by the coding sequence TTGAATAAAGCGCTTACATACGGTCATATTGCTCACCAAAATAGCCAAAAGGCGTTTTTGGAGAAGTATTCTGCGCTGGTCAAACGAATCGCCCATCACTTGATAGGCCGTCTACCGCCGAGTGTGCAGGTAGACGACCTGATTCAGGCAGGCATGATTGGCTTACTCGAAGCGCAGAAAAACTACGACGGAAGCAAAGGGGCAAGTTTTGAAACTTACGCCGGTATTCGTATTCGTGGAGCAATGCTGGACGACATTAGACGTGGCGATTGGGTGCCACGCTCGGTTCATAGAAACAATCGAGAAATAACCCAAGCAATCGCGACGTTAGAAGGGCAGCTCAACAGAGATCCGTCTGACAGTGAAGTCGCCCAGTTTTTAGAGATGTCATTGGAGCAGTACCATTCGGCTCTGACCGATATCAATTGTTCAAAAATAGTGGGTATTGATGATCTCGGTGTGTCTGATGATGTCATTCACTCAGCAGAGGATGGTGATAATGCACCTTTTCAAGGTGTTGCAGACGAATCTTTTCGCCAAGCGCTAATAGATTCGATAAAATCCCTGCCTGAGCGAGAGGCTCTGGTTCTTTCTTTGTATTACGACGAAGAACTGAACCTAAAAGAAATTGGCGAGGTGATCGGCGTGAGTGAATCACGTGTGAGCCAAATCCTTAGTCAATCTATGCAGCGTTTGCGCTCGAAGCTTCGAGTGTGGACTGACAATGAAAAAT
- the flhA gene encoding flagellar biosynthesis protein FlhA, whose amino-acid sequence MKFSLPFAEKLPRIPTQALPAVGAPIMVLTTLAMIVLPIPAFLLDLFFTFNIALAMVVLLVTVYTRRPLDFAAFPTVLLIATLLRLALNVASTRVVLLRGHEGPGAAGNVIEAFGNVVIGGNYAVGLVVFLILMIINFMVVTKGAGRISEVSARFTLDALPGKQMAIDADLNAGLIDQEQARTRRSEVTKEADFYGSMDGASKFVKGDAIAGILILMLNIVGGLIIGMMQYDLGFGEAIEIYTLLTIGDGLVAQIPSLLLSIGAAIMVTRQNTDEDMGEQLVFQMFDNPKALAITSGILFVMGIVPGMPHFAFLLLAALSGGWAYWINKKHKQRKEEPNLPATKDSEPASLKELSWDDVQPVDIIGLEVGYRLIPLVDRDQGGELLERVKGVRKKLSQDFGFLIPAVHIRDNLELTPNSYRITLMGVAVGEAEIRPDQELAINPGQVYGMIEGEPTIDPAFGLEATWIRPDQQEHAQALGYTVVDSSTVLATHLSQLLVNNASQLIGHEEVQNLLEMLGRSAPKLVESFVPDQLPLGVVVKVLQNLLNEAIPIRDIRTIVQTLSEYSAKSQEPDILTAAVRIALKRLIVQEINGIEPELPVITLIPELEQILHQTMQASGGESAGIEPGLAERLQASLSQATQDQELKGEPAVLLTSGVLRGTLAKFVKNTIPTLRVLSYQEIPDEKQIRIVQAVGN is encoded by the coding sequence ATGAAATTTAGCCTGCCATTTGCGGAGAAGTTACCGCGCATACCAACCCAAGCATTACCTGCTGTTGGCGCACCGATTATGGTGTTAACCACATTGGCAATGATCGTATTGCCAATACCTGCATTCTTGCTCGACCTATTTTTTACCTTCAACATTGCGTTGGCGATGGTGGTGCTGTTGGTGACGGTCTACACTCGTCGACCGCTCGATTTTGCCGCATTTCCTACTGTACTTCTGATTGCCACGCTATTGCGTTTGGCATTGAACGTTGCATCAACACGTGTGGTTTTGTTGCGCGGCCATGAAGGGCCGGGGGCAGCAGGTAATGTGATTGAAGCTTTTGGTAACGTGGTGATCGGGGGTAACTACGCCGTCGGTTTAGTGGTGTTCCTTATCTTGATGATCATTAACTTTATGGTTGTGACCAAGGGTGCAGGGCGTATATCAGAGGTGAGTGCTCGCTTTACCTTGGATGCCTTGCCTGGTAAGCAGATGGCGATAGATGCTGACTTGAATGCGGGGCTCATCGACCAAGAACAAGCGCGTACTCGCCGTTCAGAGGTGACCAAAGAAGCGGACTTTTACGGTTCAATGGATGGTGCTTCTAAGTTCGTCAAAGGGGATGCGATTGCTGGTATTTTGATTCTGATGCTGAACATCGTTGGTGGTTTGATCATCGGCATGATGCAATATGACCTTGGATTTGGTGAAGCGATAGAGATCTATACCTTGCTAACAATTGGTGACGGCTTGGTGGCGCAAATACCTTCTCTCTTGCTGTCTATCGGTGCTGCGATCATGGTAACGCGCCAAAATACCGATGAAGACATGGGTGAGCAGTTGGTGTTCCAAATGTTTGATAACCCAAAGGCGCTCGCGATTACCTCTGGAATCCTGTTTGTCATGGGTATCGTTCCGGGTATGCCTCACTTTGCGTTTTTGCTGCTAGCGGCGCTTTCTGGTGGTTGGGCCTATTGGATTAACAAGAAACATAAACAGCGAAAAGAAGAGCCGAACTTACCCGCAACCAAAGACTCAGAGCCGGCATCACTCAAAGAGTTATCTTGGGATGATGTCCAACCGGTCGATATTATTGGTCTTGAGGTGGGTTATCGTTTGATCCCATTGGTGGACCGTGACCAAGGCGGTGAGTTGTTGGAGCGAGTCAAAGGGGTACGTAAAAAGCTCTCTCAAGATTTTGGTTTTCTCATCCCGGCGGTGCATATTCGTGACAATCTAGAGCTGACGCCTAACAGTTACCGTATCACCTTAATGGGGGTTGCGGTTGGTGAAGCTGAGATTCGTCCTGATCAAGAGTTAGCGATAAACCCTGGACAAGTCTATGGAATGATCGAGGGCGAGCCAACGATTGATCCCGCTTTCGGCTTAGAAGCCACTTGGATTCGTCCAGACCAACAAGAGCATGCTCAAGCACTGGGCTACACTGTCGTAGATTCATCGACGGTACTCGCTACGCATTTGAGTCAGTTGTTGGTCAATAACGCTTCTCAGCTTATCGGTCATGAAGAGGTTCAAAACTTATTGGAGATGTTGGGTCGCAGTGCACCGAAACTGGTAGAGAGCTTCGTGCCTGATCAATTGCCGCTTGGTGTGGTAGTGAAAGTGCTACAGAACTTGCTCAATGAGGCAATTCCGATCCGCGATATTCGAACGATTGTGCAAACCTTGTCAGAGTACTCCGCGAAGAGTCAAGAACCTGACATCTTAACAGCCGCAGTTCGAATCGCTCTAAAACGCTTAATTGTACAAGAAATCAATGGTATAGAGCCGGAGTTGCCGGTGATTACCTTGATACCTGAATTGGAACAAATATTGCATCAAACCATGCAGGCTTCTGGCGGAGAATCTGCCGGAATCGAGCCGGGCCTAGCGGAGCGATTACAAGCGTCGCTGAGTCAAGCAACTCAAGATCAAGAGCTCAAAGGTGAGCCGGCTGTGTTGCTTACCTCGGGCGTACTGCGAGGTACGTTGGCCAAGTTTGTTAAAAATACGATACCAACCTTAAGGGTATTGTCGTATCAAGAAATTCCTGACGAAAAACAGATAAGAATTGTTCAAGCGGTAGGAAACTAA
- a CDS encoding insulinase family protein — protein sequence MHISPNDKCQYRALTLDNALRVLLVQDAQAQKSAAALAVNVGHFDDPQDREGLAHYLEHMLFLGTEKFPNVGEFQRFISQHGGSNNAWTGTEHTCFFFDISNDTFEQGLDRFSQFFIAPLFNPDAADKERHAVDSEYKMKLNDDSRRLYQVHKELVSAQHPFSQFSVGNIETLEDRENESIRDVVMQFHQQQYSADIMTLVLISPDSLDTLEQHATKYFASIENNSKQGKTVSVALVDEKSVGLRVHVEPLKEMRKLSIAFILPAMDDYYQTKPLSYIAHLIGYEGPDSLMLKLKEAGWILGLSAGGGVSGSNYREFTVSCSLTEVGLQHIDDIVQAIMQAIRQIESHGLQEWRYWEKQAVLEAAFRFQEPTRTMDKASHLVVNMQHYEPDDYIYGDYMMAAYDEVAIKQCLGFFTTQNARITVVAQGLEYDREAKWYFTPYSCRSITPQEHAYYSEQKPTFDSALPEKNPFICYDLEPKAIEGQQDNPTIIEEAEGFTLWHLQDTEYRVPKGMTYIAIDSPHAVASPSNIVKTRLCVEMLLDALAQDTYQAEIAGMGYNLYTHQGGVTLTVSGFSQKQPELLKMILKKFTERSFNPERFTTIKTLLARAWNNSAKDRPISQLFNAMTGLLQPNNPPASVLAQALESIELDELPPFVEQLLATLHVEMFVYGDWTQSEAFELGETIKNALRVKNQTYEESLRPLIMLGNQGTYQREHQCGQDDSAVVVYYQCDNSDTRSIALYSLANHLMSAAFFNEIRTKQQLGYMVGTGNMPLNRHPGIVAYVQSPKVGPNELIQSIDEFLNAFYMVLLELDDYQWHSSKRGLWNQIATPDQTMRNRAQRLWVAIGNKDHEFNQKEVVLDELKSLTRADMIRFVVNELKPRTSNRLVMHTKGNAHNDCEPLSLGQEIGSIKEFQLKPKDCELG from the coding sequence GTGCATATTAGTCCCAATGATAAATGCCAATACCGAGCCCTTACTCTCGACAATGCGTTGCGGGTGTTACTGGTTCAAGATGCCCAAGCGCAAAAATCTGCCGCTGCACTCGCGGTCAATGTCGGCCATTTTGATGATCCTCAAGATCGCGAAGGACTCGCTCACTACCTTGAACATATGCTATTTCTCGGTACCGAGAAATTTCCCAACGTCGGGGAGTTTCAACGTTTCATTAGCCAGCACGGTGGAAGCAATAATGCCTGGACTGGCACGGAACATACCTGCTTTTTCTTTGATATCAGCAACGACACCTTCGAGCAAGGGCTAGACCGATTCAGTCAATTTTTCATAGCGCCGCTGTTTAACCCAGACGCAGCAGATAAAGAGCGCCATGCCGTCGATTCTGAATACAAAATGAAACTCAATGATGACAGTCGACGACTCTATCAAGTGCACAAAGAGCTTGTGAGTGCCCAGCACCCCTTCAGTCAATTTTCAGTGGGAAATATAGAAACCCTAGAAGACAGGGAGAATGAATCTATTCGTGATGTGGTCATGCAATTTCATCAGCAGCAGTACTCCGCTGATATTATGACACTCGTGCTGATTTCACCCGACTCTCTCGACACTCTAGAGCAGCATGCAACCAAATACTTTGCCTCAATCGAAAACAACAGTAAGCAAGGCAAGACAGTCTCTGTCGCTCTCGTTGATGAAAAAAGTGTCGGTCTGCGGGTTCACGTTGAACCACTAAAAGAGATGCGCAAGCTCTCCATTGCTTTTATTTTGCCAGCGATGGACGATTACTACCAAACTAAGCCACTCTCTTATATCGCTCACCTGATTGGATATGAAGGGCCTGATAGTCTGATGCTCAAGCTCAAGGAAGCGGGCTGGATATTAGGTTTATCCGCAGGCGGAGGCGTTAGCGGCAGCAATTATCGCGAATTTACTGTGAGCTGCTCTTTGACTGAAGTGGGACTTCAACACATTGACGATATTGTACAAGCTATCATGCAAGCTATTCGTCAAATCGAGTCACATGGGTTGCAAGAGTGGCGTTATTGGGAGAAACAAGCCGTTCTTGAAGCAGCATTCCGTTTTCAAGAGCCGACTCGTACGATGGACAAGGCCAGCCACCTTGTGGTGAATATGCAGCATTATGAGCCTGATGATTACATCTATGGTGACTATATGATGGCCGCCTATGACGAAGTTGCAATCAAACAATGTCTTGGCTTTTTTACCACACAAAACGCGCGTATTACTGTGGTTGCCCAAGGGCTTGAATACGACCGTGAGGCGAAATGGTATTTCACTCCCTATTCATGCCGATCTATCACACCACAAGAACACGCATACTATTCCGAGCAAAAGCCGACCTTTGATTCGGCACTGCCAGAGAAAAACCCATTCATCTGCTACGACCTTGAACCCAAAGCCATCGAAGGACAACAAGATAACCCGACGATCATAGAGGAAGCAGAAGGGTTCACTCTTTGGCACTTGCAAGACACCGAGTACCGGGTACCAAAAGGGATGACTTACATCGCCATTGATAGTCCTCATGCGGTGGCAAGTCCAAGCAATATCGTCAAAACGCGCCTGTGTGTTGAGATGTTACTTGATGCGTTAGCACAAGATACTTATCAAGCTGAAATTGCTGGCATGGGTTACAACCTCTACACCCACCAAGGGGGAGTTACACTCACGGTATCAGGCTTTTCACAAAAGCAACCAGAGTTACTCAAGATGATCTTGAAGAAGTTTACTGAACGTAGCTTCAACCCAGAGCGTTTTACTACCATAAAAACCCTGTTGGCGAGGGCGTGGAATAATTCTGCAAAAGATAGACCTATCTCGCAGCTATTTAATGCGATGACGGGCCTATTGCAACCCAACAACCCGCCCGCATCGGTTTTGGCGCAGGCGCTAGAGAGCATAGAGCTTGATGAACTGCCACCCTTTGTCGAGCAACTGCTGGCGACCTTACATGTCGAAATGTTCGTTTATGGTGACTGGACACAAAGTGAAGCGTTTGAGTTAGGTGAGACCATCAAAAACGCGCTGCGCGTAAAAAACCAGACCTATGAAGAGTCACTGCGCCCCCTCATCATGTTAGGTAACCAAGGAACTTATCAACGAGAGCATCAATGTGGTCAAGATGACTCTGCCGTCGTGGTTTATTACCAATGCGATAATTCTGACACTCGCTCCATCGCACTCTATTCGCTGGCCAATCACCTAATGTCTGCGGCCTTCTTCAATGAAATTAGAACCAAGCAACAACTGGGGTATATGGTGGGAACAGGCAATATGCCACTGAACCGCCACCCAGGTATCGTAGCTTATGTTCAATCGCCTAAAGTGGGCCCCAATGAGTTGATCCAATCTATCGATGAGTTTCTCAATGCGTTCTATATGGTGCTGTTAGAGCTCGACGACTATCAATGGCATAGCAGCAAGCGTGGCCTTTGGAACCAAATTGCGACACCCGATCAAACCATGCGAAACCGTGCTCAACGGCTATGGGTTGCCATCGGTAACAAAGACCATGAGTTCAATCAAAAAGAGGTGGTTTTGGATGAGCTTAAATCCCTCACTCGAGCGGATATGATTCGCTTTGTCGTGAATGAGCTTAAACCTAGAACCTCAAACCGTTTGGTGATGCATACGAAAGGGAATGCCCACAACGATTGTGAGCCACTTTCGCTAGGTCAAGAAATTGGCTCAATTAAAGAGTTTCAGCTTAAACCGAAAGACTGTGAACTGGGTTAG